The proteins below come from a single Triticum aestivum cultivar Chinese Spring chromosome 5D, IWGSC CS RefSeq v2.1, whole genome shotgun sequence genomic window:
- the LOC123120677 gene encoding F-box protein At1g47056, translated as MGQCPSAPRYHHHRKPPPPPPSPTAQAASPGFCSAAAAEDAAAEADYTSDLPEELLAVVFGLLGSGDRKRCSLVCRRWLATEASSRLRLALDARAPLLAAAPAILARFSAVSKLALKCDRRAESVGDPALALVAHRLGPGLRRLKLRSVRAVTDHGVAALAAAAINLRKLSVGSCTFGAKGIEAVLRSCPQLEELSVKRLRGLADSEPITVSSPRLQSLALKELYNGQCFSCLITRSPNLKTLKIIRCSGDWDPVLQAIPQGALLAELHLEKLQVSDLGVAALCGLEVLYLAKAPEVTDVGLAALATKSPRLRKLHVDGWKANRIGDRGLATVAQKCAALQELVLIGVNLTSASLELIAANCPTLERLALCGSDTFGDAEISCVATKCASLRKLCIKACPVSDAGMDKLAAGCPRLVKVKVKKCRRVTFECAERLRASRHGALAVNFDTPGGAGELQDASVDESGVLENAGSDVVQDDFDDQIGVPDLLCGTSGRPSGWKAWMSALIPRSLSVSMFRRRPRGSSHNS; from the coding sequence ATGGGCCAGTGCCCCTCCGCTCCCCGCTACCACCACCACCGCAagccccctcctccgccgccgtccccCACCGCGCAGGCAGCGTCGCCTGGTTTCTGCAGCGCCGCAGCCGCCGAGGACGCGGCCGCGGAGGCTGACTACACTTCCGACCTCCCCGAGGAGCTCCTCGCCGTCGTATTCGGGCTCCTCGGCTCCGGCGACCGCAAGCGCTGCTCCCTGGTGTGCCGCCGCTGGCTCGCCACCGAGGCCTCCTCGCGCCTGCGCCTCGCCCTCGACGCGCGGGCGCCCCTCCTCGCCGCGGCCCCGGCCATCCTCGCGCGCTTCTCCGCCGTATCCAAGCTCGCGCTCAAGTGCGACCGCCGCGCGGAGAGCGTCGGCGATCCCGCGCTCGCGCTCGTCGCGCATCGCCTCGGCCCCGGCCTTCGCCGCCTCAAGCTCCGCTCGGTCCGTGCTGTCACCGACCACGGCGTCGCCGCCCTCGCAGCCGCGGCTATAAACCTCCGCAAGCTCTCAGTTGGGTCATGTACCTTCGGCGCCAAGGGGATCGAGGCAGTTCTCCGGTCCTGCCCCCAGCTCGAGGAGCTCTCTGTCAAGCGGCTGCGCGGCCTAGCTGACTCAGAGCCCATCACCGTCTCCAGCCCTCGTCTCCAGTCCCTGGCCCTTAAAGAGCTCTACAACGGGCAGTGCTTCTCCTGTTTAATCACGCGCTCCCCCAACCTCAAAACCCTCAAGATCATCCGCTGCTCCGGTGATTGGGACCCGGTTCTCCAGGCGATCCCACAGGGTGCCTTGCTAGCCGAGCTTCATCTCGAGAAACTGCAGGTCAGTGACCTTGGTGTGGCGGCGCTATGTGGGCTAGAGGTCCTGTACCTTGCCAAGGCGCCGGAGGTCACAGATGTTGGGTTGGCAGCACTTGCCACCAAGTCGCCACGTCTACGCAAGCTGCATGTAGATGGATGGAAGGCGAATAGGATTGGCGACCGTGGGCTTGCAACCGTGGCGCAGAAATGTGCTGCTTTGCAGGAATTAGTCCTCATTGGTGTGAATTTGACATCGGCGAGTCTTGAGTTGATTGCTGCCAACTGCCCCACTCTTGAGCGGCTTGCGCTTTGCGGGTCTGACACATTTGGGGATGCAGAGATATCTTGCGTGGCGACTAAGTGTGCTTCTCTGCGGAAGCTGTGCATCAAGGCATGCCCTGTGTCTGATGCCGGAATGGACAAGCTTGCAGCAGGCTGCCCACGCCTTGTCAAGGTGAAGGTGAAAAAGTGCCGCAGGGTGACGTTTGAGTGTGCTGAGCGGCTTCGTGCTAGTCGGCATGGCGCTCTTGCTGTGAATTTTGACACGCCAGGTGGTGCAGGCGAATTGCAAGATGCTAGTGTGGATGAGAGTGGTGTACTGGAGAATGCAGGGAGTGATGTGGTACAAGATGATTTTGATGATCAGATAGGGGTTCCTGACCTTCTGTGTGGCACCAGTGGCAGACCATCAGGGTGGAAAGCATGGATGAGTGCTTTGATTCCAAGGAGCTTGTCGGTTTCCATGTTTCGCAGACGTCCGCGTGGGAGCTCCCATAACTCATGA